The Populus trichocarpa isolate Nisqually-1 chromosome 18, P.trichocarpa_v4.1, whole genome shotgun sequence genomic interval ttttttttttatttctgcatCAATTCTGTGATTTTTATCGTTTTTCTAAACCCAAATTCACCTGAGAATCACTAATTTGATTGGCAAGGATGGTTGACAAATATCCCAGAGCAAGCCTCTGTGGAATGTGTGTGGTGGGgatagagagatagagagagctAAACCACTAAAGATAAGATACAAATGGCCACTAAAAGGTCTAGTCTTGCTACATGGACAGGCAAATGGGCTACTCATCTACTTGTGATTTGGAGACTTGATCTTCATAATCTTTCACGTTGCCTTTAGGATTCTCTTGAAACCTCTGTATCCTGAAGTGTTTCAGGTCCACACCCTTGGCCTCCCCGCTAAGCGCAAGGTCAGCCAAAATCCTCCCCACGACTGGAGCCATCTTGAACCCATGACCTGAAAACCCACCACCCACCACCACATCCTTCCCAAACTCCCCACCAAGAAAATCAATCACAAAATCCCCATCTGGGGTCATTGAGTACATGCACAATTGAGTAGCGACAGGCCCGCCATAATCAACCAAGCCTGAGAACCTCCCCTCGATCCATTCCTTCATGGAATCCGATGAAATCCCAGGACCCCACGGCCTCTTGTCAGGGTCACAAGTGTACCCTCCATGCACAGCAATCTTGATCAGTCCCGGAAACTCCAACGACGGCGTGCCGTAAATGTAAGGCTCGCCATAGCTTGCAAACGTAGGGAAATCACTTCCAATGGCGAACTTTGCCTCGTGCCCCTCCTTGATCCTCCAATAACACACTGTAGTCTCCAAGGCTTGTATAGGCAATTCAAGCCCGCTAACCGTTTTAACCAACTTGCCCATCCAAGCCCCAGCAGTAACGACACATTTCTTACCCCAATACTCTTCGCCATTGGCAACCACCACATTTACCCCTCCTCTTGCCTCGTCTTTAACAATGTTTTTCACCTCCATGTTGTCCCTCAAAACTGCACCCTTCTGAAATGCCAATGCTTGAAACATGGACACTGCCTTGGTGGGCTTTATAACCCCGCCGACTTCAGTTAACACCCCAACCCAACTCTCCGGTATGTTAATCCTACCGGAGAATCGGTCAGCCACTTGTTGTCCGTCCAGGACCTGATGAGGGAGGGACTTCCTCTCACAGCTAGAGATAACCGATAGGAGACTCTTGTTATCGGAGGGGCCCATATCAAATTGCTGGGCTTTGAAATAAACCTTGTAGCCAATTTCTGACTGGGCCTGCTCCCAACTTTGCGAGGATTCCATGACCATGTCACAGTAGTAGTCTTCCGGGTAAGTTGCCCGTATAGTACGTGACTCCCCATGTGAGGATCCACGGTGGTGCAAGAAATCAAATTGCTCCAGCAAGAGCGTTTTCTGACCTCTTTTTGCTAGTTGATATGCAGTGGAGCTGCCCATAATGCCGGCACCGACAACGATAACATCAAAGTGGTGGCTGGAATATTCCATCTCTAGGACAAGAGACAAGATATCCAGTGGAGAGGTTTAGGTTTTCTTTGGTTCAGTTGGATCTGAGGAGGAAGTAAGAGATGATTTTTAAGGTGAGAAGGACCATGTGATGTCTAAATAATATTCAATGGATGAGGTCTGCCACTTGCTAGTTGAATTCACATGATGGATGGTGTTGTCGCAAtgcttttatcatttaacaCACCTGGACTTTGCATGCATGTTTTCTTTGATAAAGCATAACTAAACCCaccaaaccaaaatcaaattaatgtaGGGTTTGGCTCGCatttcaagatataaaaaaacattgtttgtttatgtttggagacaaaaaaaaataaagataatataaataaaaagaaatatatttttccttttgaattatatatttattttatatatttatctttttttaattaacatgggtgttcggatcagcttgcgtgtacctcgactaatcccacaagccttgaagttaacgaccatgtaagcctctagtagccttgagatttgtgagactcaaaCTAATGATCTTCAAGAAATAAATCTAGAATCTGACCAATTGAGCTACATCcttaaaactataaatatatatttatttatttatttatttatttattgttactGTCTTTTTAACCAATCAAAGTATTTGTTGTTGCTGTCTTtttaaccaatcaaatatttgtttgttttttaaaacaccaTGGATTAATTAGATTGATAATATGATGAGATGGCGCCATGACTTTCTTGGAGGCGAGGCTTAATCATAGAGATCAATTTGAAGTGTTATAGCTGAAAAATCAAAGAAGTTTTGTACAATTCAAACTTTGCAGGCACCACCACAAGTGAGATAGTGGGGAGATTGATTTTCtacttcaaaaagaaaatgataggaCCTCCCACTAATGGGatgattaaaatttgtttttgtttttttttctaaaataacatttcttaacttttattttaaataaaattaaaataaaattattttaattaatccaaaTCAACTTATATAACTCTCGCAATCTAAGCTATTATTATAAAGATGAGATTTACTATACCTTATAAATCTTATATAAATGTCTAACTTGTAATCCGTGCATGAATCAAGTTTAAAAACATGAGATTTACTTAGTTTAATTTACCCtaaatcacacacacacacacacacacacacacacacaccatttTAGTtaccataaaaagaaaacatgaccACGTGGATGGGACTTCACTTTTGCTTGATTACATCCAAGTTGCAGCGACATTTTCAACTACGACATCGTTTTGTCGATCCATCATTAAAGACTCcccatgcattttattttatattcattaattcAAGAAGGTCGTGTTTGATATTAAGGTCAAAATGCTTTGCgactaaaactaatttttttgtttaaaattattttagatggaATTGATTAAGTTAGAGATGGATTTAGAAATATAAGGACTAAA includes:
- the LOC7458724 gene encoding probable sarcosine oxidase → MEYSSHHFDVIVVGAGIMGSSTAYQLAKRGQKTLLLEQFDFLHHRGSSHGESRTIRATYPEDYYCDMVMESSQSWEQAQSEIGYKVYFKAQQFDMGPSDNKSLLSVISSCERKSLPHQVLDGQQVADRFSGRINIPESWVGVLTEVGGVIKPTKAVSMFQALAFQKGAVLRDNMEVKNIVKDEARGGVNVVVANGEEYWGKKCVVTAGAWMGKLVKTVSGLELPIQALETTVCYWRIKEGHEAKFAIGSDFPTFASYGEPYIYGTPSLEFPGLIKIAVHGGYTCDPDKRPWGPGISSDSMKEWIEGRFSGLVDYGGPVATQLCMYSMTPDGDFVIDFLGGEFGKDVVVGGGFSGHGFKMAPVVGRILADLALSGEAKGVDLKHFRIQRFQENPKGNVKDYEDQVSKSQVDE